A DNA window from Undibacterium sp. YM2 contains the following coding sequences:
- a CDS encoding class I SAM-dependent methyltransferase, which translates to MKCRHCAHELTQTFLDLGSAPPSNAYLKPEALSQAEIWLPLKVMVCDACWLAQTLDFTGRENLFDADYAYFSSFSSSWLAHAKKFVETMRQDLSLNSQSLVMEVAANDGYLLQYVQEAGIPCFGVEPTASTAAAAREKGIKVIERFFGVELAKEILARGQRVDLSVANNVLAHVPDINDFVAGFSLVLSEQGVASFEFPHLLNMVEQNQFDTAYHEHYSYLSLHAVKTVFAKNGLHVFDVQEWPTHGGSLRVLAQRMDIRYREEKASVAQILQAEQAAGILNTGFYEAAQAKAESAKFALLEFLLNAKRNGTRVAAYGAAAKGNTLLNFSGVRPDLLPYVVDINTHKQGKFMPGSHIPIVDIQHLLADKPDFILILPWNLQAEIMQDLAQAKNWGGQFVVAIPQLTVL; encoded by the coding sequence ATGAAGTGCCGGCATTGCGCGCATGAGTTGACGCAAACCTTTCTCGATCTTGGTTCAGCACCGCCATCGAATGCCTATTTAAAACCAGAAGCCCTGAGCCAGGCAGAAATCTGGCTGCCTTTGAAAGTAATGGTTTGTGATGCTTGCTGGCTGGCACAAACCCTGGATTTTACCGGGCGTGAAAATTTATTCGATGCCGACTACGCCTATTTCAGTTCATTTTCTTCCAGCTGGCTGGCCCATGCGAAGAAATTTGTTGAAACGATGCGTCAGGATTTGAGCTTGAATTCGCAAAGCCTGGTGATGGAAGTTGCGGCAAATGACGGGTATTTATTGCAGTACGTGCAGGAGGCTGGCATCCCGTGTTTTGGGGTGGAACCAACTGCTAGCACCGCTGCGGCAGCAAGGGAAAAAGGCATTAAGGTCATAGAACGCTTCTTTGGTGTGGAGTTGGCAAAGGAGATACTCGCACGTGGTCAGCGCGTTGATTTATCGGTCGCCAATAATGTATTGGCGCATGTACCTGACATCAATGATTTTGTTGCTGGTTTTAGCTTGGTCTTAAGCGAGCAAGGTGTCGCCAGTTTTGAATTTCCGCATTTGTTGAATATGGTGGAGCAAAACCAGTTTGATACTGCTTACCATGAACATTATTCTTATCTGTCACTGCATGCGGTCAAAACAGTGTTTGCAAAAAATGGTTTGCATGTATTTGATGTGCAGGAGTGGCCAACGCATGGCGGCAGCCTGCGTGTACTTGCTCAGAGAATGGATATCAGGTACCGCGAAGAAAAAGCCAGTGTCGCACAAATACTGCAAGCAGAGCAGGCAGCGGGTATTCTCAATACCGGCTTTTATGAGGCAGCACAGGCTAAGGCAGAATCTGCCAAGTTCGCATTGCTGGAGTTTTTGCTCAATGCAAAACGCAATGGCACGCGTGTAGCCGCCTACGGCGCTGCCGCCAAGGGCAATACCTTGCTGAACTTTTCTGGAGTCAGGCCTGATCTCTTGCCGTATGTCGTGGATATCAACACCCATAAGCAAGGTAAATTCATGCCTGGCAGCCATATACCTATTGTTGATATTCAGCATTTGCTGGCAGATAAGCCGGATTTCATTCTTATTTTGCCCTGGAATTTGCAGGCAGAAATCATGCAAGACCTCGCCCAGGCAAAAAACTGGGGTGGGCAATTCGTCGTTGCGATTCCTCAATTAACGGTGTTGTAA
- a CDS encoding DapH/DapD/GlmU-related protein produces the protein MIEIHPDARISKLADIEDSVRGTRIIIGAFSSIDSFVKFKPAGGVADVVIGERSVINSGCVLYTGNGIVIGNDVAIAANCTFAPVNHAYHDKSRRINQQGFLPGKGGIIIEDDVWIGANCVILDGAILRQGCVIGAGSIVRSEVAAYSINVGNPLQQIGMRK, from the coding sequence ATGATAGAGATACATCCAGATGCGCGAATTTCTAAATTGGCTGATATTGAAGATTCAGTCAGGGGGACGCGCATTATCATAGGTGCTTTTTCCAGCATAGACAGCTTTGTCAAATTCAAGCCTGCCGGTGGCGTGGCCGATGTTGTGATTGGTGAGCGCAGTGTCATCAATTCTGGCTGCGTCCTGTATACGGGAAACGGCATCGTGATAGGGAATGACGTCGCGATTGCCGCGAATTGTACTTTTGCGCCAGTCAATCATGCCTATCACGACAAAAGCCGGCGCATCAATCAACAAGGCTTCTTGCCAGGCAAAGGCGGTATCATCATTGAAGACGATGTCTGGATAGGAGCAAATTGCGTGATACTTGATGGTGCCATCTTGAGGCAGGGCTGCGTCATAGGTGCAGGTTCTATCGTCCGCTCTGAAGTTGCTGCGTACTCCATTAATGTTGGCAACCCCTTGCAACAAATCGGGATGCGCAAATGA
- a CDS encoding NAD(P)-dependent oxidoreductase: MSEALRATLIGGKGFVGRHLHQALQAKGWDSYVAERDDPRLTTDDLGHVFYCAGLTADFRQRPYATVDAHVHLLSSILQHTRFASLTYLSSTRVYAGALNTQEDAALTVSAHLSGDLYNISKLMGESLCLHGGRNVRVVRLSNVYGAGMPEQNFLADILNSATKTKRVVFRSSPDSEKDYISITDVVRFLPIIATQGEIGIYNLARGRNTTHARIAALLEQFGVSCEFENHAPCISFPPISILKLESLSGQPELDIASELPALFNHYTKKP, translated from the coding sequence ATGAGCGAGGCTTTGCGCGCAACCCTGATAGGTGGCAAGGGCTTTGTCGGGCGGCATCTGCACCAGGCTTTGCAAGCAAAGGGATGGGACAGTTATGTCGCAGAACGTGATGATCCGCGGCTGACAACAGATGACCTGGGTCATGTTTTTTATTGCGCTGGTCTGACGGCCGATTTCCGGCAACGTCCCTATGCCACAGTAGATGCCCATGTGCATCTGCTATCAAGTATTTTGCAACATACTCGTTTTGCCAGCCTGACTTACTTGTCGAGTACCCGTGTTTACGCTGGTGCTCTAAATACACAAGAAGACGCAGCATTGACCGTCAGCGCTCACTTGTCTGGCGATTTATATAATATTTCCAAGCTCATGGGTGAAAGCCTGTGCCTGCATGGTGGTCGCAATGTGCGTGTAGTTCGTTTATCGAATGTGTATGGAGCAGGGATGCCAGAGCAGAATTTCCTGGCAGATATCTTAAATTCCGCAACGAAAACCAAACGGGTGGTATTTCGCAGCAGCCCTGATTCGGAAAAAGATTACATTTCCATCACAGATGTCGTGCGTTTTTTACCCATAATTGCCACACAAGGTGAGATTGGCATATACAATTTAGCCAGGGGCAGGAATACTACGCATGCCAGAATCGCAGCATTGCTGGAACAGTTCGGCGTCAGTTGTGAATTCGAAAATCATGCACCATGCATCAGTTTTCCGCCTATTTCCATATTAAAGCTGGAGTCTTTGTCCGGGCAGCCGGAATTGGATATAGCAAGTGAATTACCAGCGCTTTTTAATCATTACACAAAAAAACCATGA
- a CDS encoding cephalosporin hydroxylase family protein yields the protein MNPIKQFEAERDARIEQLGKDLEFQAQSRDWLEQSMRRQYVYNFSWLGRPIIQNPIDMMAMQELIWTVQPDLIIETGIAHGGSIIYSASLLELNAACGGNPDAKVIGIDIDIREHNKEAILQHPMSRRIQMLQGSSVATEIVDQVKAIAQGKQKVLVFLDSNHTHEHVLAELQAYAPLVTKDSYCVVFDTFVEDVPADVFDNRPWQPGNSPKTAVHEYLKTHPEFVIDKAMDYKLQITVAPDGFLKRVS from the coding sequence ATGAATCCGATTAAACAATTTGAAGCAGAACGCGATGCCCGCATAGAGCAATTGGGCAAAGACCTTGAGTTCCAGGCGCAGTCCCGCGACTGGCTGGAACAAAGCATGCGTCGTCAGTATGTTTATAATTTTTCATGGTTGGGGCGCCCCATCATACAAAACCCGATAGACATGATGGCGATGCAAGAACTGATCTGGACGGTGCAGCCCGATCTCATCATAGAAACCGGTATTGCTCATGGCGGTTCGATTATTTACTCCGCTTCCTTGCTGGAGTTAAACGCTGCTTGCGGCGGTAATCCTGACGCTAAAGTTATTGGTATCGATATTGATATTCGCGAACACAATAAGGAAGCAATTCTGCAGCACCCTATGTCCAGGCGTATACAGATGCTGCAGGGATCAAGCGTCGCCACTGAGATTGTGGACCAGGTGAAGGCCATTGCACAGGGCAAACAGAAAGTCCTGGTTTTCCTGGATTCCAACCATACCCACGAACATGTATTGGCTGAGCTGCAGGCTTACGCACCACTGGTAACGAAAGACAGTTATTGCGTCGTATTTGATACTTTTGTAGAAGATGTGCCGGCAGACGTATTTGATAACCGTCCATGGCAGCCGGGAAATAGCCCGAAGACAGCAGTGCATGAATATCTGAAAACTCATCCAGAATTCGTGATAGACAAGGCCATGGACTATAAATTGCAGATTACCGTGGCACCTGACGGCTTCCTGAAGCGGGTCAGCTAG